The following are encoded together in the Malaya genurostris strain Urasoe2022 chromosome 3, Malgen_1.1, whole genome shotgun sequence genome:
- the LOC131435213 gene encoding uncharacterized protein LOC131435213, translating to MLKTDSRNDPEKKWRPTGKSVDEQVRPLEINKLKWQLKYYEKQIQFQKQQLERAVSQVEVGRKLLSDLMVRRESLLTAVTNELKDFKSIEAQITDIDEKINGDLQR from the exons ATGCTTAAGACTGACTCAAGGAATGATCCCGAAAAGAAATG gCGCCCAACGGGAAAAAGTGTTGATGAACAAGTTCGACCTTTGGAAATCAATAAACTGAAAtggcaattaaaatattatgagaaacaaattcaatttcaaaaacaaCAGTTGGAG CGTGCCGTGTCGCAGGTTGAGGTCGGTCGTAAATTACTGAGCGATTTGATGGTACGAAGAGAATCACTGTTAACTGCCGTAACGAATGAACTTAAAGATTTCAAAAGCATCGAAGCTCAAATAACGGATATTGATGAGAAAATTAATGGAGACTTGCAGCGGTGA
- the LOC131434067 gene encoding hillarin-like gives MARIVNWIMKCKSDETDIVPHSIIALYCFQAREEQAKLEMKHRKEEDDLYRRFARKREEEDKRMQTEFQDEWERELQRLAHKFEKEMTTSRRTREDQSILTLKHEQQKEDLEKNMTIRKTKKKESLTRKLLEHERSETAALVDRQSSEMLELISARRSEYMQTESIFLDDEFTESTVPLEYPLVAPKPAPPALSKFQIYNDPIEFQDVDQIAITVAQEDQKTFTDLVRQLVGRCTSDIEKARTIFRWITVKNLNTMTFDDDLRGDTPMGLLRGIKYGTESYHVLFKRLCSYAGLHCVVIKGYSKSAGYQPGVKFQDSRFRNSWNAVYVAGAWRFVQCNWGARHLVNAKEAPKSGKGKNDSLRYEYDDHYFLTDPREFIYEFFPLQEEWQLLKRPITLGEFENLPFVRSLFFRYGLHFADEGYGAVVFTDDTGAATVRIAMPSDMQGCLIFHYNLKFYDSEEDSYDGVSLKRFVMQSVISNIVAFRVHAPCSGAFLLDIFANAVTPQEYLTGEPMKFKSVCKFKICCEELQTVMVPLPDCASGEWGPTKATRLFGLIPITHQEPLIFSGRAIELQFRMSRPLTDFMATLHKNGIEEKKLSKYVQHSVVGDTVTFNISFPQEGQYGLDIYTREVGSITNNNNSPNEKHLLTHCCKYLINSSKRN, from the exons ATGGCCCGAATTGTCAATTGGATCATGA AGTGCAAATCAGATGAAACAGATATAGTACCTCATAGCATTATTGCATTATATTGTTTTCAGGCTCGAGAAGAACAGGCCAAGCTAGAAATGAAACATCGAAAGGAAGAAGATGACCTGTATAGAAGATTCGCAAGGAAACGTGAAGAAGAAGACAAGCGTATGCAGACTGAATTCCAG GATGAATGGGAACGAGAACTTCAAAGATTGGCACACAAATTTGAGAAAGAGATGACTACCTCAAGACGTACCCGGGAAGATCAAAGTATATTAACTTTAAAGCACGAGCAACAGAAGGAAGACCTAGAGAAGAACATGACAATTCGCAAGACAAAGAAAAAGGAAAGCCTTACGCGAAAACTGCTCGAACATGAACGTTCGGAAACTGCAGCGCTAGTAGATCGCCAGTCAAGCGAGATGCTAGAACTAATCAGTGCTCGTCGCAGTGAGTACATGCAAACTGAAAGTATATTTCTCGACGATGAGTTCACCGAAAGCACAGTACCTCTGGAATATCCTCTGGTTGCTCCAAAGCCAGCTCCACCAGCGCTTAGTAAATTCCAAATTTATAACGACCCGATCGAGTTCCAAGACGTGGATCAGATCGCTATCACAGTTGCTCAAGAAGACCAAAAAACCTTCACAGATCTTGTGCGTCAGCTTGTTGGCCGATGTACCTCTGATATAGAGAAAGCTCGCACCATTTTTAGATGGATTACCGTGAAAAATCTAAACACCATGACTTTTGACGACGACCTACGTGGTGATACTCCAATGGGATTATTACGCGGTATCAAATACGGTACGGAAAGTTACCACGTTCTGTTCAAACGACTCTGCAG CTACGCAGGTCTTCATTGTGTAGTTATTAAGGGATACTCAAAGAGTGCAGGTTATCAACCTGGAGTCAAATTCCAAGATTCGAG GTTCCGAAACTCTTGGAACGCGGTATATGTTGCAGGTGCGTGGCGTTTTGTACAGTGCAACTGGGGTGCTCGCCATCTGGTCAACGCAAAAGAAGCTCCTAAGAGTGGCAAGGGTAAAAACGACAGTTTGCGTTATGAATacgatgaccactatttcctaaCGGATCCACGCGAGTTCATCTATGAGTTCTTCCCTCTTCAAGAAGAATGGCAGCTACTCAAACGGCCTATAACGTTGGGTGAATTTGAAAATCTTCCTTTTGTCAGGTCGCTGTTCTTCCGATACGGTCTCCATTTCGCCGATGAAGGATACGGAGCTGTTGTATTCACTGATGATACAG GCGCTGCAACAGTAAGGATAGCAATGCCTTCTGATATGCAAGGCTGTTTGATATTCCATTACAACCTCAAGTTCTACGATAGTGAAGAGGATTCGTACGACGGAGTATCTTTGAAGCGCTTCGTTATGCAGTCAGTTATTAGCAACATCGTAGCTTTCCGTGTCCACGCACCATGTTCGGGAGCCTTCTTGCTGGATATTTTCGCCAACGCGGTCACACCTCAAGAGTACCTGACTGGAGAACCGATGAAGTTTAAAAGTGTTTGCAAATTCAAG ATTTGCTGCGAAGAACTTCAAACAGTAATGGTTCCACTTCCAGACTGTGCAAGTGGCGAATGGGGTCCAACCAAGGCTACGAGACTCTTTGGACTGATACCAATTACACATCAA GAGCCACTTATTTTTTCCGGACGAGCTATTGAATTACAATTTCGAATGTCTCGACCTCTAACAGATTTTATGGCAACCCTACACAAAAAtggaatcgaagagaaaaagctTTCAAAATATGTACAACACAGTGTTGTAGGTGATACAGTTACGTTCAATATCAG CTTTCCACAAGAGGGTCAGTATGGTCTGGACATCTACACGAGAGAGGTGGGATCAATAACGAACAATAACAACTCGCCAAATGAGAAACACTTGCTAACGCATTGTTGCAAATATTTAATAAATTCATCGAAAAGAAACTGA
- the LOC131434821 gene encoding uncharacterized protein LOC131434821 isoform X2 → MEENFIEYTGIAPKQTSFQVFKDGLLNNILSYFNSIWDFTDTDDHLQVLQMLKTDSRNDPEKKWRPTGKSVDEQVRPLEINKLKWQLKYYEKQIQFQKQQLERAVSQVEVGRKLLSDLMVRRESLLTAVTNELKDFKSIEAQITDIDEKINGDLQR, encoded by the exons at GGaagaaaatttcattgaatataCCGGAATAGCACCAAAACAAACATCATTTCAAGTATTTAAGGACGGCTTGTTAAATAACATTCTTTCATACTTCAATTCTATATGGGATTTCACTGATACCGATGATCATCTTCAGGTATTGCAAATGCTTAAGACTGACTCAAGGAATGATCCCGAAAAGAAATG gCGCCCAACGGGAAAAAGTGTTGATGAACAAGTTCGACCTTTGGAAATCAATAAACTGAAAtggcaattaaaatattatgagaaacaaattcaatttcaaaaacaaCAGTTGGAG CGTGCCGTGTCGCAGGTTGAGGTCGGTCGTAAATTACTGAGCGATTTGATGGTACGAAGAGAATCACTGTTAACTGCCGTAACGAATGAACTTAAAGATTTCAAAAGCATCGAAGCTCAAATAACGGATATTGATGAGAAAATTAATGGAGACTTGCAGCGGTGA